The Belonocnema kinseyi isolate 2016_QV_RU_SX_M_011 chromosome 2, B_treatae_v1, whole genome shotgun sequence nucleotide sequence GCGGTTTTTCTGAATGTCCAGCGATTCTtagaaacaaaattcaaggtctttttaaGGTTAAGAAGTGTTATTTCATTTGTTATTGGCCAACATTTTCTAAGGAAAGCAGAacgataaataaacaaattcttaattttttgcgaacataagtcgtctatgaaattcttgaaatctttgtgaacttttttgaattttaatataattcttgagatatttgtcaaatatttctttaatttttgtttttgaaatcttttctattcatttgaaatcattgaaatattatgaaatcttcgcaaatttgttgaaaccttttgtgATCTTATAAATCTGgttaacttgaatttttagctttattaaatttgtatacaaaattttttatcaattattatatttattttaattgtaggaTCATACTATGAATAAAAGCACGGttcattaaaatgattataagaattttaaaataatagttcaaattttataatatttaaattgcatttaaaaattattttatacaaaatttattttcgaataaaactaaaattttccctttttaactgtttttgaaagttttaaaatattttgaaatatttttctcaaatctttgtttgtgaaatcttttttattcaactcgaaatgttttaaaatctctgaaatcttgtATAATTCTTGTATTCGCTTAAAATctgtatacaatttttatgaaatctttaaaaaagctttctgaaatcttttataatcatttaagatcaatataatatttgtaacatgtgtaaaatcagttaaaatcttagaaaactgGCTTACTATACccttcttaaattctttgaaaaaattgcaatctttatgaatgaaaatctttaaaaattggtgTAATGTATCCTtttccaaatctttgaaaccctttacattttttgaaacgtttaaaaGATTCGTAAGTTGTTgcgaaatagttttaatttggtGTACacgacttttttaaatctttgaaatccgtaaattctttgtcaaatgttcaaaatccttttaaaatgttaaaatctttgaaattgttaaaacaatatttgaaatttggtgtCCACTCAAAAATCGAGTGACAAAACCCTTGAAAAATCCGTTATCacataaaaatgtatacttaACATTCTATATTAGCAAAGACGTAATTAAAAACCTATACTTACTCACAATATTAAAGTCTGTtaattgaaatctataaaataattggtgaaatctacaaaaaatgcctagaattctctttatttattctgcagtgagtaaaagataaattacatcttgataaataaaacaaCTTTTCCGTAGCAAGATATCTTCTAAACTAGGGGCTTCGTTTATAATAGACTAAAAGATATAAATTACTtttcgcatttcaataaaataactgcttaaaaaagtgaattcaaggtccaaaaaaattcaaggagGTTTTCTGGTTTTTAAGGTTGAACATAAAGTTCAAGAATAATTCCAGGTTTTAGGTTGCTGGACACCCTGTTCAAAATATCACACTTTCATCaacaaaatataccattttttgatAATCCGCGGTTTcgatttttaagttcaaatactcataacttggtcaagaaaaaaatgtttaggtgaATTGATGAGAAACGTGTCGTATTTTGTTCCGTTTGTAAAACAGCATAATTATTTGAATGGCCAATAATTCTATGACTTGAGCATGGATTACCTGCGCGTTTTGAAATTAACTTAAAAACTGGGGGGAAATTCCACAAACCTGATTCACTGTAGTTAGGAAATTCCGAATCATAATATAATCTATAATCCATTGCCATAAATTGATggcaactataacatttttcgtgGCGCCGCCAGGCCTTCGCAAAAGTACTCTGGCGGCGCCAGAGCCCGCCAGGCCTCTACGACACCACCCATTTCAGAAGGTATATAACAATAAATTTAGATATAGATATAAACTTGGAAGAATTTAATGATATTCCCTTGGTTGGTGTTCTTTTGAACATGACCCTAAACCAAAAGGAAAGAGAGAAAACAAATCGATGATGCtagaattttgttattcaatAACATTCTTGGAAGACGAATTccctttatttcaattataattgaaagcgaaacaaaaactataaaaataagcAATAAAAACTCCCATACACTAGAATATAAATTACTACGTTTACATAATTTtgagtgaaaataaatataaaatctacCTGCTGCTGTGTAACATATTTTTGTCAGTGCAACATTAAGCATTTTTATAcactatattatatttttaaccttgCAGCATATGCCTTTAATCATTATATGGATTAGTTAAATATGCATTACGAAACGTCGATAAAATCGAGACAACTCTCGGAACTTGATAGTGCTTCGAAAAAAGCATTTTAGAATGTGTTAAAAATAACCTTCAAAGTAAATGTTTTATGCAATTGAAAAATCGCACATTTATTTAAGatataatataatgttttttattaattatatatattttgatattaaaaaggaCTTACCCTATTAGACATTATGCAGCTAATTGATTTGTTTTGACATTTCTGACCGTCGTGAAGACGCCATGACACAACTATAGTGAGATAAGCGCCTCTTATGGAGGTTAGGTGAACTATAAAGTAATtggtatttaaattcaaatttttttggacataaatataatttgcggaatttcagtagaatataATTATACGTAAttgtaacaaattaaatattttatcattcaattcaatttcctaaatatatttatattatctgtattataaacgaattttttccTTCCTACATTTTATACATTCCGATTTAGTACTGCAACCCGCAATACGTGAGTGTctgagaaaaaatttattgaagtggCGATATGTCGTTTCAGGAGCAAGCTGTGccatttaaaaagatgttatttatgaaaaattcaaacaatttttattcgtagcctttttatttgaattattatatatagtttCTCAATCAAACTTTCacaacaataaaaaagataataacaCTGATCTGATTCTTACTTTATCGGCATCCTTTTTTATCACATCAATTCGCAATTCCCAACGAAATGAGATATTGAGCTGAATGTttgggaaaataaagaaaataaactgAAGAACGCTTATGTACtaatacatttttacaataaaaaagaattatccatacatttttttgtaattgtaaaatatttaaagtaaatggcagcgtgtccaaagatagaccgcggaaagaatagttagaatgtgtgaatgagacctcagttagaagagacataagaagtcacagaaacacaagagcctgcatgaataaatgcatggatataaaagaagctagagaagtatgccaggacaggaaagtatgccggcaaatagttaataaaaagagtgttagtagagtgaatgacatctgaaacgaaagaccttggccactaatggacccaagtggggaactttacataacgactttgtgaggatcttcacttggggttactgatagagagattgatcagcaacctgggtcggagcagtgttgcggatcgaacgtgttatttacttaaatagcacgagaattctggatcaatctgaaaaatctctaNNNNNNNNNNNNNNNNNNNNNNNNNNNNNNNNNNNNNNNNNNNNNNNNNNNNNNNNNNNNNNNNNNNNNNNNNNNNNNNNNNNNNNNNNNNNNNNNNNNNggcttaatggtgtaataataataataataataataataataataattattattattattattatttcattgagtattataatattacgtcacgtttGGTCGGCAACATCATAATCTGTAAGGCTATACCACTTGGAGGACTGAAAAGCATTGTTTAAATAGGAGTTTgactcaaattaattaatttcggcgaaattaagtaaaaaaatcgtgatatagcttttcttttaagaaagaaaggccatttatttcattattgttggcaatttaaaaaatatgcgattaggcaatccatcaagaaaatttataatttgctgtaattgaggttataacctcaattgccggCGACTTACGTCATTATACTTTTCGATAATtagtgattttaagtagtttcatataAAATAAGGTTATATCAAAgagactaaaaaattttaaaagaatttaggtgatcttaggatttctcgaaagatttttaacgatttcaaaaaattttgaagggattttaaaagaatgcagaaaaattgaataatttttaaagattttttaaagaatccaaaattttttaaggatttataagcgattttataagattttacgacaATTTccgtgattttaaagaaagtcaagcgagttattgaaaatttattaaaacagccgatgaaataaattttaagagatttcaaggtattgaaagaaatttatttaacgattttcaagagattttaagtaacctaagaaaatttaaatgattttggatttaaaagatttgagttaattttagtaaattttacaatattttaaattatttgaaagaagttgaagggagttaaaaaaattccgaggatttcaaggatttttaagaaatcttacgagatttttaagaattctactgatttcaaggaattacttaaaaatgccaagcgagtttttgaaaagtgatttaaagagcttttaatgaatttgaaataatgcaAAGACTATATgggttttaaagagatttaaaggaatttaagaaaatatcaagGATTTTAATCGATTTGAATTAATTCCAGACAATTTTGAGAaactttaaatgaatttaaatgcaTGTAAAGAAGTTAaagagatgtaaaaaaaatcggaggatcaagaaatcttacaggatttctaagagttcaagtAATTTTGAGGaataatgaaagtttatttttaaagaatttaaaaatgtttctataagttttagtttctttatagaatgttaagcaattaatttaaaagttttttgaaaagattttcaattatttgtgaaaattcaaagattgtaaggattgtcaagagatttaaaggaatttaaaaatattttaaagattttacgtgattaaagttaattttagtcaatttcgagatacttcgaaagatttgaaatgattgcaaagaatttgaagggattaacaaaaaaattcgaagaagtttaaggattttcaagaagtcttatCGGATGTCTAAGAAGGATTACAGTCTTGgatcatttttgttttctcaaagtgcgaaaataatttcttcacatctttgaaaaactcattttaacgaactaccaaaattcaaaaatttttaccgCCAGCTATCATTACAATTCAACCTAACCTGAATTACAGCATATCCCAGTGGGCGCACACAAGTCTTAAACTtatcctatatacgtctttcggcggacgtcttaaggacttCCTGAGAaacttttaaagacatgaaaagatccaaaagaTGTCTTagagacgtcaaatcatatgacgtAGActacatagaggtacattctacgGATGTCTTTAGGACGTCCTGATGCCAACTgggattatattttttcttgatggagtgtccaaatcgcacacttccccaattgctaaaaattattaaagaaatggcttttctatgtgagaagcaaagccatatcacgatttttaaCTTACTTTCGTCCACAAAAATTAAGTTAGgtcaaactcctatgtaatcaatgcttttCAATCCACCAAGTGGTACAGCCTTGtagatttcgacgttaccgaACGAGTATGATGTAATGCTAGGGTTagaacatggacataggaaacaagggactaggcatgccatcctaacttggcgagcggggttgaatccacgggaggggggagaattccatgagtggggagagccgccatcttacgatgtgtcatttgataatgcgcacgagcgtttttgccgacaaactgtgcatgaaaatgtaaacatgtgggcgctgctatgtttgtcgcgggacatcaaaaggtgccggacctcccccctcattgcatcacccccgcaatggcatgcctagtcccttgtttcctatgtccatgggttaGGTAGCGATTCcgaaactttttatgcactttctggggagcggcaggggccctacccgcaaattttttcactatactggaacccaagtgagacactggacgctagtcgttcgtgctcggttgcttgctttgctgaccttttcgttgttagagaattacagccggttgagaaaaatgaaaagttcgcacttttgttgcattcacaagatttgtaaatatttcatttattagttcggatattaaccgattttcaaaaactttgttttcattttctttaaattatatcacgaaattcattcagccaattaaaatttaattgagctaagtctttataattccagttattgcaagttcataacaatgaaaggctCATTCgcggtaggtacacgaaagtcgaggaaagtagtcttctgctcgcagcggggagcctgcctagctgcccggcccggggtggcaccCCCCTGCcagcggcagcctcatcggccggcggcactagtttgggagtCGCTTAGAATACTCAATAGACGTTCCTTAGTTTACACTTatccgattcctaccttaccagcattttttgttatattaattCCATACGAAATGAAATATCAAGCTGAAAGTTTGAGTCCTAAtgcatttttacaattaaaaaaaaaagtttcataaaaattcttttttgtaattttaaaaatgtattagcaCTTACCCGATTTCTACTTTGCcagcatttttattaatttcacacgaaaatagacaataattacatattgaaattttctataccattttttgttgtaattgtcaaaaatttatagcacaatatacagggtggacacgctggggtttacatacatggcgagttgaatgctatccgaattgcacaacagcaggggagaagccattatgcaggggtattttcatatttcgcggctttaaagttgcattcggatcggccattcggccaagtccgtgcatcttcggatcgagtttatgatagtttccatggttgcgttcgaaacttcaaacggatacaagtgtcaaaacaatataggttttgttatatagtaattacaaataataaaagtgtttaattaataatgaagtgagacatgtgaactgaaacgtaaacgtaatttttttctgtaccaataacattatagaatggcctctcagtgaaaaatactataaaatagtaataataatattctgcgcttccagtgggcgaagagttaatggtgtttaacgcttatttttactgcgtggttctcataatatgagatacctgtggtatTTACAAGACTGTGGCTGCGTGGGGGAAATTGCTTACAAAAGTGTTTcagactactgcaaaaactaaatatatctaaatagcagtaaatttatatttcggaaaCCTAGAATGaagttattcattaaaaataatactttattttgcagtttattagctatttcctggggtatctcatattatgagaatagtttgacgagtttggaaaaagaacttttttacattttttgtattttcagcatgaaaaaaaattttaataacattttttatttgagcttcttgtggcaaactaaatttcctttaaaatgacatatattacttttaaattcagcacatagaattccgacaatcacgccaaacagagttNNNNNNNNNNNNNNNNNNNNNNNNNNNNNNNNNNNNNNNNNNNNNNNNNNNNNNNNNNNNNNNNNNNNNNNNNNNNNNNNNNNNNNNNNNNNNNNNNNNNgaaattttaccgcgatttcgctggaagcgggtgcaatttttcagataagcacccgctcccggcgaaatcctgcggttgtccttatgacaaatttttaattatatatatgtattaaGTGCCTCCGGgacttttttacaattaaaaaaaattctacaaattttatttccataaaaaccaattcaatgattttatcaatgaatgcttaaataaaaacaattaaaagatgaatttaaaaatccataagtagctaatttcaagtttgaaaattcattttaaaatcatagaaaattgtCATTGTCAAAATCCTAAACTTATTATTCAATGAttttcacaaatgtttaaaactcaaaaacacaaaaatatctGAAATGGCCCCAGACTCATCAAGGCGTAAACGAAAAATATCGAATAAATCAAATTCCAGAGAAAAAGatagaaaacatgaaaaattagaaGCTCGGCATgatgaaactttgaaatattctgtaaaatcacAGGATCACAAGCAAACAGTTTCAGATTTAGTTTATCAGTATTTGGGAAATCTGGCTAACGTAAATGATAGAAGAAAACAGAGACACAATGCGAGAAGTATTTTTCATAGGGCTCATATAAGAAAACAACCTCGAGATCTTCATCCTGATCGACATAGGGTGGATTTATCctcagttcaaatttcaaattccaatttaaaactaaattttcctCAATATTTACCCCTGACTTATGAAAACACATTTAGCCGCTATCCAAGATCATCTGCTTCTGAAGAAATTGTTGCTGATTATTCCAAAGCTGTTAATGAAggtataataataaatcatagggctacattaaaaaataaattacgcgAAAGAATATATAGCTTGAATTTAGAATAAACAAAATTCCCCTTTAGGcgtccaaaataattaaactgaatTAGTTAATTTAGCGtattttggttttttatgttgTTTTCGATACATTAttcttaaacttttcttttataagaaaaaattggatttcatatGATTGTATCTTATTTCGTGCCAGAATAagttaattaaaatcgaaaattattgaaatttatttttaaatttcagtgagGAATGCAGCGAGAAAATACATCTGTAAAGCACTTTCATTTGCCGTTCATTCTGGATTTCTTGTACCCGCCGATAATAGAGGGCAAATACTTCGAGTTTCTTCCAATCTTTGTCTTTTTCAAACTGCTAAAAATATGAAACGGGAAAAAACTGCCAAAAAAGTTCGGTATGATTCTTCATCATTAAAGAAATGACAGCTAGAAGatgaacaataatgaaatataaaagcTTTGCTTGAAACCTGTATACGTCATTTAGTACTTTTTCTACTGCTTGTTTAGATTCACATTATGTACAATAATGAATATCCTTTCTCGTATATCTGTTTAttgtttcgaaaataatattgaaaatagttttaaaattttatacttgaaagaaaataaatgaatatgtattaaaaaagttttatgttgtttttcctaaaaattgaGGAGTGAACAGTAATctggaaaagtatatttttatttatcttctacataattaaacattttataaatgtcAATTCATAAATTGCTTTTAGCGACTTTCTCATTTTCTGCATCCTCTTCGACAATTCTTGATCCATTTTTTCAGATCTTTACTATTAGAAGCAACTGTTTTTGAATTGTGTGCCTTCAGCTCTTGAAAAAGACTATCCTGTGAGCTTTCTTCTTCCGAActggatgaaatatttttaatcatcatACGCGACGGTCCACTAATTCCGCAAAAATGTACGCCATTTTT carries:
- the LOC117167647 gene encoding uncharacterized protein LOC117167647 yields the protein MAPDSSRRKRKISNKSNSREKDRKHEKLEARHDETLKYSVKSQDHKQTVSDLVYQYLGNLANVNDRRKQRHNARSIFHRAHIRKQPRDLHPDRHRVDLSSVQISNSNLKLNFPQYLPLTYENTFSRYPRSSASEEIVADYSKAVNEVRNAARKYICKALSFAVHSGFLVPADNRGQILRVSSNLCLFQTAKNMKREKTAKKVRYDSSSLKK